One window of the Labeo rohita strain BAU-BD-2019 chromosome 9, IGBB_LRoh.1.0, whole genome shotgun sequence genome contains the following:
- the fhl2a gene encoding four and a half LIM domains protein 2a encodes MTERYDCHYCKESLFGKKYVLREENPYCVKCYESLYSNTCEECKKPIGCNSRDLSYKDRHWHEDCFHCFQCKRSLVDKPFSTKDEQLLCTECYSNEYSSKCHECKKTIMPGSRKMEHKGNSWHETCFTCQRCQQPIGTKSFIPKDNHNYCVPCYEKQFAMQCVHCKKPITTGGVTYHDQPWHKDCFLCTGCKQQLSGQRFTSRDDFAYCLNCFCNLYAKKCASCTTPISGLGGSKYISFEERQWHNDCFNCKKCSVSLVGRGFLTERDDILCPECGKDI; translated from the exons ATGACAGAGCGTTATGACTGCCACTACTGCAAGGAGTCTCTGTTTGGGAAGAAGTATGTCCTTCGTGAGGAAAACCCATACTGTGTGAAGTGCTATGAGAGTCTGTACTCCAACACCTGTGAGGAGTGCAAGAAACCCATCGGCTGCAACAGCAGG GATCTGTCCTACAAGGACCGTCACTGGCACGAGGACTGTTTTCACTGCTTCCAGTGCAAGCGCTCACTGGTGGACAAGCCTTTCTCCACCAAAGACGAGCAGCTGCTGTGCACCGAGTGCTATTCTAATGAGTACTCCTCCAAATGCCATGAGTGCAAGAAGACCATCATGCCTG GCTCCAGGAAGATGGAGCATAAAGGAAACAGCTGGCATGAGACCTGCTTTACCTGCCAGCGCTGCCAGCAGCCAATTGGCACCAAGAGCTTCATCCCCAAAGACAACCATAACTACTGCGTGCCCTGCTACGAAAAGCAGTTTGCCATGCAGTGTGTTCACTGCAAGAAG CCCATCACCACTGGCGGTGTGACGTACCATGACCAGCCGTGGCATAAGGACTGTTTCTTGTGCACTGGCTGTAAGCAGCAGCTGTCTGGACAGCGCTTCACCTCTCGTGATGACTTTGCCTACTGCCTTAACTGCTTCTGCAACTTGTATGCCAAGAAATGTGCCTCCTGCACCACCCCCATCAGTG GACTCGGAGGAAGCAAGTACATCTCCTTTGAGGAGCGCCAGTGGCACAACGACTGTTTCAACTGCAAGAAGTGCTCAGTGTCTCTGGTGGGCAGAGGCTTCCTCACCGAGAGAGATGACATCCTGTGTCCTGAGTGTGGCAAAGACATCTGA
- the c9h2orf49 gene encoding ashwin isoform X2, which yields MASHRTDRTKNPTSNVGDNSKIDLLLHPELLSQEFIQLMLRERKIAVGDDEDRDGLTDLYLRHVIPLPQRDLPSSRWGRRMEKSRARQGSASAHSSSTDSGRKRPLIVFDGSSTNTGSVKLKKTDPSPAPVTTDRLKPPVSSISLTNPIRKLSGTSTNCSSSNSSNRTPVSPPGSGPKSPCNHSKTVNSSVHSNNTTSKLKRTSPSDGEPNSNDIKSPDTKKKIQHITWP from the exons ATGGCGTCACACCGGACAGACAGAACGAAAAACCCCACATCAAATGTTGGAGATAACTCTAAAATCGACCTTCTGCTTCATCCAGAACTTCTTTCTCAGGAGTTCATTCAGCTTATGTTACGAGAG aGGAAGATAGCAGTGGGTGATGATGAGGACCGTGACGGGCTCACAGATCTGTACCTGCGGCATGTCATTCCTCTCCCGCAGAGGGATCTGCCCAGCAGCCGCTGGGGGAGGAGGATGGAGAAAAGCCGAGCGCGTCAGGGCTCCGCCAGCGCGCACAG TTCAAGCACTGATAGTGGCAGGAAGAGGCCGTTGATTGTGTTTGATGGCAGCTCTACTAACACTGGCAGTGTTAAGCTGAAGAAAACTGATCCTTCACCAGCACCTGTCACCACAGACCGACTAAAGCCCCCGGTTTCCAGCATCAGCCTCACAAACCCCATACGCAAGCTCTCTGGGACCTCTACAAACTGCTCTTCCTCAAACTCCTCGAACAGGACCCCAGTGTCACCACCAGGGTCCGGTCCCAAGAGCCCCTGTAATCACTCCAAAACTGTCAACTCCTCAGTGCATTCAAACAATACCACGTCTAAACTAAAGCGCACGTCCCCCAGTGATGGAGAACCAAACAGTAAT GACATTAAGTCACCTGATACAAAGAAAAAGATTCAACATATCACATGGCCATAA
- the c9h2orf49 gene encoding ashwin isoform X1, translating to MASHRTDRTKNPTSNVGDNSKIDLLLHPELLSQEFIQLMLRERKIAVGDDEDRDGLTDLYLRHVIPLPQRDLPSSRWGRRMEKSRARQGSASAHSSSTDSGRKRPLIVFDGSSTNTGSVKLKKTDPSPAPVTTDRLKPPVSSISLTNPIRKLSGTSTNCSSSNSSNRTPVSPPGSGPKSPCNHSKTVNSSVHSNNTTSKLKRTSPSDGEPNSNKDIKSPDTKKKIQHITWP from the exons ATGGCGTCACACCGGACAGACAGAACGAAAAACCCCACATCAAATGTTGGAGATAACTCTAAAATCGACCTTCTGCTTCATCCAGAACTTCTTTCTCAGGAGTTCATTCAGCTTATGTTACGAGAG aGGAAGATAGCAGTGGGTGATGATGAGGACCGTGACGGGCTCACAGATCTGTACCTGCGGCATGTCATTCCTCTCCCGCAGAGGGATCTGCCCAGCAGCCGCTGGGGGAGGAGGATGGAGAAAAGCCGAGCGCGTCAGGGCTCCGCCAGCGCGCACAG TTCAAGCACTGATAGTGGCAGGAAGAGGCCGTTGATTGTGTTTGATGGCAGCTCTACTAACACTGGCAGTGTTAAGCTGAAGAAAACTGATCCTTCACCAGCACCTGTCACCACAGACCGACTAAAGCCCCCGGTTTCCAGCATCAGCCTCACAAACCCCATACGCAAGCTCTCTGGGACCTCTACAAACTGCTCTTCCTCAAACTCCTCGAACAGGACCCCAGTGTCACCACCAGGGTCCGGTCCCAAGAGCCCCTGTAATCACTCCAAAACTGTCAACTCCTCAGTGCATTCAAACAATACCACGTCTAAACTAAAGCGCACGTCCCCCAGTGATGGAGAACCAAACAGTAAT AAGGACATTAAGTCACCTGATACAAAGAAAAAGATTCAACATATCACATGGCCATAA
- the gpr45 gene encoding high-affinity lysophosphatidic acid receptor produces the protein MFTCNGSSLEGCGLLEPIETEMQDSDTALMPTTLRVALAAIMIFMITIGFLGNAIVCLIVYQKPAMRSAINLLLATLAFSDIMLSLLCMPFTAITLTTTDWSFGVGFCRISVMLYWLFVLEGVSILLIISVDRFLIIVQRQDKLTPHRAKILIGASWALSLCVSLPSVVGWRTAGIGAQVPQCILGYSESLADRGYTVLLAVAVFFVPFSVMLYSYLCILNTVRRNALRIHNHTSEGSVAINHVSKLGLTGLQRPQVNVDMSFKTRAFTTILILFIGFSVCWLPHTVVSLLAVFSRRFYLSPAFYPISIGALWLSYLKAVFNPVIYCWRIRKFREACLEFMPKSCHLCPKIPGRSRRRIRPSNIYVCTSETQSSV, from the coding sequence ATGTTTACATGTAATGGCAGCTCACTGGAGGGGTGTGGCCTTCTTGAACCAATAGAAACTGAGATGCAAGACTCTGATACTGCTCTTATGCCCACCACTCTTAGGGTGGCACTGGCTGCCATCATGATCTTCATGATCACCATTGGTTTTCTTGGCAATGCCATTGTGTGTCTGATAGTGTATCAGAAACCAGCCATGCGTTCAGCAATTAATCTGCTCTTGGCCACGCTGGCTTTTTCAGACATCATGCTGTCGCTGCTATGCATGCCGTTTACTGCCATCACTCTCACAACTACGGACTGGAGCTTCGGAGTGGGATTCTGCCGCATATCTGTCATGCTGTACTGGCTGTTTGTTCTAGAAGGTGTGTCTATACTTCTAATCATCAGCGTTGATCGGTTTCTCATTATAGTGCAGCGGCAGGACAAGCTGACGCCCCATCGGGCGAAAATCCTTATTGGCGCTTCATGGGCTCTGTCGCTTTGCGTGTCGCTACCATCTGTGGTCGGTTGGAGGACGGCTGGGATTGGGGCGCAAGTAccgcagtgcattctgggatacaGTGAATCTCTGGCGGACAGGGGTTACACGGTTCTGCTTGCGgttgctgtgttttttgtgcCATTCAGTGTAATGTTGTATTCTTATCTGTGTATCCTCAACACGGTTCGACGCAATGCGCTGCGCATCCACAATCACACAAGTGAAGGCAGTGTCGCTATTAACCACGTCAGCAAGTTGGGTTTAACCGGTCTGCAGCGGCCCCAAGTCAACGTGGACATGAGTTTCAAAACCAGGGCCTTCACTACAATCCTCATCCTGTTCATTGGTTTTTCAGTGTGTTGGCTGCCACATACGGTGGTGAGCCTGCTGGCAGTGTTCAGTAGACGCTTCTACCTCAGCCCAGCATTTTACCCTATCAGCATCGGGGCGCTGTGGTTGAGTTACCTCAAAGCGGTCTTCAACCCGGTGATATACTGCTGGAGAATCCGAAAGTTTCGTGAGGCCTGCTTGGAGTTCATGCCCAAGAGCTGTCATCTCTGTCCCAAGATTCCCGGGCGAAGTCGACGACGTATAAGACCCAGCAACATCTATGTGTGCACCAGTGAGACCCAGTCTTCTGTCTAG